From a single Acidobacteriota bacterium genomic region:
- a CDS encoding RNA methyltransferase: MERITSRDNEKIKHALRVRSGKEPGKIFIEGKRLALEALGSGLVISHGFVSNEFLAREDDGATRTALERSRVPIYELPNKLFASIADTESPQGVILIAMRPMTEIEDVFGSQESGGLPLVLMLSRVNNPANLGAILRTAEAAGVRIVITTVGSTDAFSPKALRASMGSSFRLQIIEKADEGLVAGRARELGWALSGTTMDGAVAHTAVDWTRPRLLVFGSEAYGISPEIEAQLDERIAIEMEKPVESLNLAVSAGIILFEARRQVQG, encoded by the coding sequence ATGGAGAGAATAACCAGCCGCGACAACGAAAAGATCAAGCACGCATTGCGTGTTAGGAGCGGCAAAGAGCCGGGCAAGATCTTCATCGAAGGGAAGCGGCTTGCTCTCGAAGCGCTAGGTTCGGGCCTCGTGATCAGCCACGGATTTGTGTCGAACGAATTTCTCGCTCGCGAGGATGATGGAGCGACCCGTACGGCTCTCGAGCGTTCCCGCGTCCCGATCTACGAACTTCCAAACAAGCTGTTTGCCTCGATCGCTGATACGGAATCTCCGCAGGGCGTGATCCTGATCGCAATGCGGCCAATGACAGAAATTGAGGATGTATTTGGCTCGCAAGAATCGGGCGGGCTGCCGCTCGTTCTGATGCTGAGCCGTGTGAATAATCCCGCAAATCTCGGAGCGATACTTCGCACGGCAGAGGCCGCCGGGGTCCGAATAGTTATAACAACCGTAGGCTCGACGGACGCATTTTCGCCAAAGGCACTGAGGGCATCGATGGGCTCCTCGTTTCGGCTGCAGATAATTGAGAAAGCCGACGAAGGTTTGGTCGCGGGTCGGGCCAGAGAATTGGGATGGGCCCTTTCGGGCACTACGATGGATGGGGCGGTCGCTCATACCGCGGTTGATTGGACGCGGCCGCGTCTGCTCGTTTTTGGTTCGGAAGCGTACGGGATCTCGCCGGAGATCGAGGCCCAACTCGACGAACGCATTGCGATCGAAATGGAAAAGCCGGTCGAGAGCCTCAATCTGGCGGTCTCGGCCGGCATTATCCTGTTCGAAGCCCGCAGGCAGGTTCAGGGTTGA
- a CDS encoding serine/threonine-protein phosphatase, translating into MDNNFAVISATVSDRGLSEKRPENEDSFVAMDAAGLYAVADGVGGAQAGDVASQMAVEILGEAFTHYGDSVDPEDIMQVALERANEAIYRMSTELPQLSTMATTIAAVHISGNIVTIAHVGDSRVYRVDPDGVLHRETNDHSLVEEEVRAGRMTPEQAANHPSKNVISRALGAEATVAVELKTIMVDPGTSFLVCSDGITRHLEDPELEHLMTTGMAPDMLVTQMKDICYDRGAEDNLTAIVIKILPTVLENREDGVGAAAVTGPIEFPATQDLAEEETIATARSPFDAPVADEAAEENNALDDLRREMSDDDDAETPVNDDEFLGGLDDNGQIIETPKKDYASSGFVVPADEPRPQPPKEDFKMFGANGDAEVETTRSGGSFLSKLLSAVVWLVLGGIIGVAGYYYWHLNNPIVQQSPPQLIERSSDVQVSSLEESRRLVDADPKGYLEKNSATPQDAVDHYLLGRALLLDGKYFESQRQLRMAKEKLGEADQKDRATIAAEIALANAIISSGPATEAFKRELETAPPVNSNANANASLIQSGNTAANTAPANANAQP; encoded by the coding sequence ATGGACAACAATTTTGCGGTGATCTCAGCAACGGTGAGTGATCGGGGATTGAGCGAAAAGCGGCCCGAGAATGAAGATTCGTTCGTCGCGATGGACGCAGCCGGGCTTTATGCCGTCGCAGATGGCGTCGGCGGGGCTCAGGCAGGCGATGTTGCTTCGCAAATGGCGGTCGAGATCCTTGGCGAGGCGTTCACGCATTACGGCGATTCTGTCGATCCCGAAGACATAATGCAGGTCGCTCTCGAGCGTGCGAACGAAGCGATCTACCGGATGTCCACCGAGCTTCCGCAACTTTCGACAATGGCGACGACCATCGCCGCGGTCCATATTTCCGGAAACATCGTGACCATCGCCCACGTCGGCGATTCACGTGTCTATCGGGTCGACCCCGACGGTGTTCTCCATCGCGAAACGAACGATCATTCGCTAGTGGAAGAGGAAGTTCGTGCGGGCCGGATGACGCCCGAGCAGGCCGCGAACCACCCGAGCAAGAACGTTATCAGCCGAGCACTGGGAGCGGAAGCTACTGTCGCTGTTGAACTTAAGACCATAATGGTCGATCCGGGAACGAGTTTTCTCGTGTGTTCGGACGGGATAACGCGTCACCTGGAGGACCCCGAGCTTGAGCATCTGATGACGACCGGAATGGCCCCGGATATGCTTGTCACGCAGATGAAGGATATCTGCTACGACCGCGGGGCTGAGGATAACCTGACCGCGATCGTCATAAAGATACTGCCGACCGTCCTTGAGAACCGCGAGGACGGCGTCGGGGCCGCAGCGGTTACAGGCCCGATCGAATTCCCTGCCACACAGGATCTTGCGGAGGAAGAAACGATAGCAACAGCCCGTTCGCCTTTTGACGCTCCGGTGGCTGATGAAGCCGCCGAGGAAAACAATGCCCTCGACGATCTGCGTCGTGAAATGTCGGATGACGATGACGCCGAAACGCCGGTGAACGATGATGAATTTCTGGGCGGGCTTGATGATAACGGCCAGATCATCGAGACACCAAAGAAAGACTATGCCTCTTCCGGTTTCGTCGTTCCGGCCGATGAGCCGAGGCCACAACCGCCCAAAGAGGATTTCAAGATGTTCGGCGCCAATGGTGATGCCGAGGTAGAAACTACGCGCTCAGGCGGCAGCTTCCTTTCTAAATTGCTTTCTGCCGTTGTTTGGCTTGTGCTCGGCGGGATAATCGGCGTGGCAGGTTACTATTACTGGCACCTCAACAATCCGATAGTACAGCAATCCCCGCCGCAGCTCATTGAGCGATCGTCGGATGTGCAGGTATCTTCGCTCGAAGAGTCTCGTAGGCTGGTCGATGCCGACCCGAAGGGTTATCTGGAGAAAAATTCCGCCACGCCGCAGGACGCTGTGGACCATTATCTGTTGGGTCGGGCGTTGTTGCTGGATGGAAAATATTTTGAATCACAGCGGCAACTTCGAATGGCGAAAGAAAAGCTCGGAGAGGCCGACCAGAAGGATCGGGCGACGATCGCTGCTGAGATCGCACTCGCAAATGCGATAATCTCAAGCGGACCTGCGACCGAGGCTTTCAAACGGGAGCTAGAAACAGCCCCGCCGGTAAATTCGAATGCTAACGCCAATGCCTCTTTGATCCAGAGCGGCAACACGGCCGCGAACACCGCCCCGGCGAACGCTAACGCTCAACCCTGA
- a CDS encoding FHA domain-containing protein, translated as MPELVKKKGIESVIQGILTRSGSVIDKLTGRGWRPSSSLATSELADKLRLLLDEHATTGTGGRRVVPHFIELRMQWDKFSTDAEESIKKLTDELTVAAIDHINDRHYYTAAPLSVQVRPDYFTSGVRLVVSFEKFDPEEGERAATIVGEENVVAVDGDSEALETPSQTATLVMTISIDGSTSTKRAAISSGSRLSIGRTGENDIALGHTSVSKFHAALVCDAEMNLSIADTGSTNGTFVNGSRISYGKATAVKPGDELGFGSVKATISLLDKPVENKPVASEAPAVTEAFSLETGVEQKT; from the coding sequence ATGCCTGAATTGGTCAAGAAAAAGGGGATAGAATCAGTCATTCAAGGAATCCTTACACGTTCTGGTAGCGTGATTGATAAGCTGACGGGGCGAGGATGGCGGCCTTCGAGTTCGCTTGCGACGAGCGAGCTTGCTGATAAATTGCGGCTTTTGCTCGATGAACACGCCACGACGGGCACGGGCGGCCGAAGGGTTGTGCCTCATTTCATCGAACTTAGAATGCAATGGGACAAGTTCTCGACCGATGCTGAAGAGTCGATCAAAAAGCTGACAGATGAGCTAACTGTGGCGGCCATAGATCACATCAACGATCGGCACTATTACACGGCCGCACCGCTTTCGGTGCAGGTCCGGCCGGACTATTTCACATCGGGCGTTCGGCTGGTCGTGAGCTTTGAGAAATTTGACCCCGAGGAAGGCGAGCGGGCGGCGACCATCGTGGGCGAAGAGAACGTCGTTGCGGTCGATGGCGATTCGGAAGCGCTCGAGACGCCGTCGCAAACTGCGACACTTGTAATGACCATTTCGATCGACGGTTCGACTTCTACAAAACGCGCTGCGATCTCCTCCGGGAGCCGCCTTTCGATCGGACGCACCGGCGAGAACGATATCGCGCTTGGCCACACGAGCGTCTCAAAATTTCATGCCGCACTTGTGTGCGACGCGGAGATGAACCTCTCGATAGCCGATACGGGCTCGACGAACGGAACTTTCGTTAACGGCTCGCGTATTTCTTATGGCAAGGCAACAGCGGTGAAGCCGGGTGATGAACTGGGTTTTGGATCAGTAAAAGCCACCATTTCGCTGCTTGATAAGCCCGTTGAAAATAAACCTGTTGCCAGCGAGGCTCCGGCCGTAACCGAAGCATTTAGTTTAGAGACAGGCGTTGAACAGAAAACCTAA
- a CDS encoding acyl-CoA carboxylase subunit beta: protein MKPETQAINKLDELLELNERAELGGGEARLEKQRAAGKMTARERIEFLLDEGTFEEFDKFVVHRSTDFGLDKQRFPGDGVLTGHGKIDGRHVFVFAQDFTVFGGSLSETHAQKICKIMDLAMKTGAPVIGLNDSGGARIQEGVVSLGGYADIFLRNTLASGVVPQISCILGPCAGGAVYSPAITDFNVMVKDTSYMFITGPDVIRTVTHEEVTKDELGGALTHNSKSGVAHFAADSDEHALRITRELISFIPSNNMEDPPFVASADPATRIDKELNTLVPENANMPYDIRDIITRVVDDGYFFEVQDLFAQNIVIGFARLGGHSVGIVANQPAFLAGVLDIDASVKAARFVRFCDCFNIPLITFEDVPGFLPGVDQEHHGIIRHGAKLLYAFAEATVPKITVITRKAYGGAYCVMASKHIRTDVNFAYPTAEIAVMGAEGAVGILYRKELAEAENSETARQEKIAEFQNKLANPYVAAEKGFVDEVIEPAFTRPKLIRALEMTRNKRDTNPPKKHGNIPL from the coding sequence ATGAAACCAGAAACCCAGGCGATTAACAAACTTGACGAACTGCTCGAACTTAACGAGCGTGCCGAGCTCGGCGGCGGCGAGGCCCGGCTTGAAAAGCAGCGGGCCGCGGGCAAAATGACCGCCCGCGAGCGGATCGAGTTCTTGCTGGATGAAGGCACTTTTGAAGAGTTTGATAAGTTCGTCGTCCATCGCTCGACCGACTTTGGGCTGGATAAGCAGCGGTTCCCTGGCGACGGCGTCTTGACCGGGCACGGAAAGATCGACGGGCGGCACGTCTTTGTTTTTGCTCAGGACTTCACCGTTTTCGGTGGTTCGCTTTCGGAAACACACGCTCAGAAGATCTGCAAGATAATGGACCTTGCGATGAAGACCGGTGCTCCGGTTATCGGGCTGAACGACAGCGGCGGAGCCAGAATTCAGGAAGGCGTCGTCTCGCTCGGCGGTTATGCCGACATCTTTTTGCGGAACACGCTGGCGAGCGGTGTGGTGCCGCAGATCAGCTGCATTCTTGGCCCTTGTGCGGGCGGAGCGGTCTATTCGCCGGCGATCACGGACTTTAACGTGATGGTAAAGGATACGTCCTATATGTTCATCACCGGGCCGGATGTGATCAGGACCGTGACGCACGAAGAGGTGACAAAGGACGAGCTTGGCGGTGCCTTGACGCATAACTCGAAGTCGGGCGTCGCACATTTTGCCGCGGATTCGGACGAGCACGCCCTCAGGATCACACGCGAGCTGATCTCGTTCATACCGTCAAACAACATGGAAGATCCGCCATTTGTGGCCTCCGCCGACCCCGCAACGCGGATCGACAAGGAACTGAACACGCTCGTCCCCGAAAACGCGAATATGCCTTACGACATTCGCGACATCATCACGCGGGTGGTTGACGACGGCTATTTCTTTGAGGTGCAGGATCTTTTTGCACAGAATATCGTCATCGGCTTTGCCAGGCTCGGCGGGCATTCGGTCGGGATAGTCGCCAACCAGCCGGCCTTTCTTGCAGGCGTTTTGGATATCGATGCCTCGGTAAAAGCCGCACGCTTCGTCCGCTTTTGCGATTGTTTTAACATCCCACTGATCACGTTTGAGGACGTTCCCGGATTTCTTCCGGGCGTCGATCAGGAGCACCACGGGATAATCCGCCACGGTGCGAAGCTGCTTTATGCCTTTGCCGAAGCGACCGTGCCGAAGATCACCGTGATCACAAGAAAAGCCTACGGCGGTGCGTACTGCGTTATGGCCTCGAAGCACATTCGGACGGACGTCAATTTCGCGTATCCGACGGCTGAGATTGCCGTAATGGGAGCGGAAGGTGCGGTCGGAATACTGTATAGGAAGGAGCTGGCGGAGGCGGAAAATTCCGAGACGGCGAGGCAGGAAAAGATCGCCGAGTTTCAGAATAAGCTCGCGAATCCCTATGTGGCGGCGGAAAAGGGGTTTGTCGACGAGGTGATCGAGCCGGCATTTACACGGCCAAAGCTGATAAGGGCACTGGAGATGACCCGGAACAAGCGCGACACCAATCCGCCGAAGAAACATGGCAATATTCCGCTTTAG
- a CDS encoding prepilin-type N-terminal cleavage/methylation domain-containing protein, whose translation MDYKHSKISSESGFSMMELLMVLAIILVLSSVSLFYLTAHQTLYKPDEQALLITDIFQEARQKSLTQRETHRIEINRTRKTVRLIDENTPATVDDDAVIREMNLLEDSVVSVGVKPGNIDVNPPEPLPVPDAVFLPSNYPTSVGDSVATYRFMANGTVTNGGNTATGNGAVVTGGTVHIWSPNATEQANADIARSITVIGSSGSVRLWEYDRSLTTTNKWKDSRRSGTYGGFTGN comes from the coding sequence ATGGACTATAAACATTCAAAAATATCGAGCGAAAGTGGATTCTCGATGATGGAACTCCTGATGGTTCTTGCCATCATTCTTGTGCTCTCCAGCGTCTCGCTCTTTTATCTTACGGCACATCAGACCCTGTACAAACCGGACGAGCAGGCTCTGTTGATAACCGACATTTTTCAAGAGGCGAGACAGAAATCCCTAACCCAACGGGAGACACATCGAATTGAGATCAATCGTACTCGGAAGACAGTTCGTTTGATCGACGAAAACACTCCCGCCACCGTAGATGACGACGCAGTGATCAGAGAGATGAACCTACTTGAAGACTCGGTTGTCTCTGTTGGGGTCAAGCCGGGGAACATTGACGTTAATCCCCCCGAACCGCTTCCGGTTCCGGATGCGGTTTTCCTTCCGAGCAACTATCCGACCAGCGTTGGTGACTCGGTCGCGACATATAGGTTTATGGCAAACGGAACTGTGACGAACGGTGGAAATACCGCCACGGGTAACGGAGCGGTCGTGACCGGTGGAACCGTCCACATTTGGTCGCCTAATGCGACAGAACAGGCCAATGCTGACATCGCACGTTCGATCACTGTGATTGGTTCGTCAGGTTCGGTCAGGCTTTGGGAATATGACCGCAGCCTGACAACGACCAACAAATGGAAAGACTCACGACGTTCCGGCACATACGGCGGCTTTACCGGCAACTAG
- a CDS encoding prepilin-type N-terminal cleavage/methylation domain-containing protein: MKKLHRSVNELNLTAPKRQDGFSLIELLVAMVIFLIITGAIYGLMEIGRIDRNRASRRADIQKNARVAVHLIGRDALNAGLSFHRAGAVTPDDFVSTLLEVPPDVDDERDLLTSIVAGNNVYTNNINPDTSTRTDSISFAFRDMDFNPDTALPADEQVGRLVMLQNVTNPSGSPETPRVRTLAANGAAVARPFHLYLVESDTTQVAVMATNVQGTNQIDAATGDPLGLNQPLNGSGAEGSVLRQCIDQNDENCTTYVASMKRFFLVQYRVNPDGTLVRRVFGNNVGAAAADQIQEQPLAYNVQDMQIEYVLKDGTVTPTPNAGPDGIVGTVDDFTEGFNMIRQITVRISVQSSENDERTGLPEVITLNATFATRNMEYDAG, from the coding sequence ATGAAAAAACTTCATCGATCAGTTAATGAACTTAATCTCACCGCGCCAAAGCGACAAGACGGTTTCAGCCTAATTGAACTTCTTGTTGCGATGGTCATCTTTTTGATCATAACGGGAGCGATCTACGGATTGATGGAGATCGGAAGGATCGACAGAAATCGAGCAAGCCGACGAGCAGACATTCAAAAGAACGCGCGCGTGGCAGTTCACCTTATCGGGCGCGATGCTCTTAACGCAGGGCTCAGTTTCCATCGGGCTGGTGCGGTGACGCCGGACGACTTTGTTTCGACCCTTCTCGAAGTTCCGCCCGATGTCGATGATGAAAGAGATCTTCTCACTTCGATAGTCGCTGGAAACAACGTCTATACCAACAATATCAATCCCGACACCTCCACAAGGACGGATTCGATCTCGTTCGCGTTTCGGGATATGGACTTCAACCCGGATACGGCGCTCCCCGCGGACGAGCAAGTCGGTCGTCTGGTGATGCTCCAGAATGTAACAAACCCGTCCGGGAGTCCTGAGACTCCGCGGGTCCGCACGCTCGCAGCAAATGGTGCGGCGGTGGCTCGTCCTTTCCATCTTTACCTTGTCGAGTCTGACACGACCCAGGTCGCAGTCATGGCAACAAATGTGCAGGGTACGAATCAGATAGATGCGGCCACGGGCGATCCGCTTGGCCTTAACCAACCGTTGAACGGGTCAGGCGCGGAAGGCAGTGTGCTGCGACAATGCATCGATCAGAATGATGAGAACTGCACTACGTATGTAGCATCGATGAAGCGCTTTTTTCTCGTACAGTATCGGGTGAACCCGGACGGTACGCTTGTCAGGCGAGTTTTTGGCAACAACGTCGGGGCAGCCGCAGCGGATCAGATCCAGGAACAACCGCTGGCATATAACGTCCAGGACATGCAGATCGAGTATGTACTTAAAGACGGAACTGTGACCCCGACACCGAATGCAGGGCCTGACGGGATCGTCGGCACTGTCGATGACTTTACCGAGGGTTTCAATATGATTCGCCAGATCACCGTACGTATCTCCGTTCAGTCTTCGGAAAACGACGAACGGACAGGGCTCCCGGAAGTGATCACTCTTAATGCTACGTTTGCAACCCGAAACATGGAATACGATGCCGGGTAA
- a CDS encoding protein kinase, whose product MSELRLVNSRLDKRYEITERLGRGSYAEIFLATDTIAAPNSPHRQVVIKVLNVFLQDDVDDDLERTLVENFQNEAIALDRVRHPNIISRLGHGTARDLDGRMFHYLVLEYMPGGDLHKVCRERTLELSEAIGYLEQVSAGLRHAHAKGVIHRDIKPQNLLLSGDLKVVKIADFGVARVHATDAPITRVGTNIYAPPEHSPFFAGKEANRPASSLTPAADVYSLAKTLYTLATGEAPRFYANEPLTDLPMQVRNEPWANELKRVFRRATDEDETVRHQSVDEFWADLEPVRRLISGGETETHVRPKLHTIPQPQIALGYSPNAPTKPEFDTSRDLRLRMPLMPERRGPAPVADQPRIEEPLANGHSGRVAHPLQQGNGRFSVNLDAPAANPVGHARRRSSRLRKAVLAAVVLVFFGIGLYGTSVYLQGLGLIPAFQNPLASVPVGITNTDVNLRQGPSANTPIIGLVTRGSEVRVLKRESNNWYQVEIVKQGRERREELASGKGWLNGRFVDVE is encoded by the coding sequence ATGTCAGAACTCAGGCTAGTAAACTCAAGGCTCGATAAACGTTACGAGATCACCGAACGGCTCGGCCGCGGTAGCTATGCCGAGATCTTTTTGGCGACGGATACGATCGCGGCCCCGAATTCACCGCACCGGCAGGTCGTCATAAAGGTCCTCAACGTCTTTCTTCAAGATGACGTAGATGATGACCTCGAGCGGACATTGGTCGAGAACTTTCAGAACGAGGCGATAGCTCTCGACCGCGTCCGCCATCCGAATATCATCAGCCGACTCGGCCACGGAACGGCCCGCGACCTCGATGGCCGAATGTTCCATTACCTCGTCCTCGAATATATGCCCGGCGGCGACCTGCACAAGGTCTGCCGCGAGCGGACGCTCGAGCTTTCCGAGGCGATCGGCTATCTTGAGCAGGTCTCGGCCGGGCTCCGGCATGCCCACGCCAAGGGCGTCATCCACCGCGACATCAAGCCGCAAAATCTGCTGCTGAGCGGCGACCTTAAGGTGGTCAAGATCGCCGATTTCGGCGTGGCCCGCGTCCATGCGACAGATGCCCCGATAACCCGCGTCGGCACCAACATCTACGCACCGCCCGAGCACAGCCCGTTCTTTGCGGGCAAAGAAGCGAACCGGCCGGCTTCAAGCCTGACGCCTGCTGCTGACGTCTATTCGCTTGCCAAAACGCTTTACACACTTGCGACCGGCGAGGCTCCGCGATTTTACGCGAACGAACCGCTTACCGACCTGCCGATGCAGGTGAGGAACGAGCCGTGGGCCAACGAACTCAAACGCGTGTTCCGCCGTGCAACGGATGAGGACGAGACGGTTCGGCATCAGAGCGTGGATGAATTTTGGGCAGACCTCGAGCCTGTACGGCGTCTGATCTCCGGTGGCGAGACCGAGACTCACGTTCGGCCGAAACTGCATACGATACCGCAGCCGCAGATCGCACTTGGTTATTCGCCGAACGCACCGACGAAGCCTGAGTTCGACACCTCGCGAGACCTTCGTCTGCGAATGCCGCTGATGCCCGAGCGTCGCGGGCCGGCACCGGTTGCCGACCAGCCGCGGATCGAGGAGCCGCTGGCGAACGGACACAGCGGGCGGGTTGCCCATCCGCTGCAGCAGGGAAATGGCCGATTTTCTGTTAATCTGGACGCACCGGCGGCGAACCCGGTCGGGCACGCACGCCGACGGTCAAGCCGCTTGAGAAAGGCCGTTCTCGCCGCGGTTGTTCTTGTGTTTTTCGGCATTGGGCTTTATGGCACGAGCGTGTATTTGCAGGGTCTTGGGCTGATTCCGGCATTTCAAAATCCGCTGGCCTCGGTTCCGGTCGGAATTACAAATACCGACGTAAACCTCCGCCAGGGGCCGAGTGCGAATACGCCGATCATCGGGCTTGTAACACGCGGCTCAGAGGTTCGTGTGCTGAAGCGCGAAAGCAATAATTGGTATCAGGTCGAGATAGTGAAGCAGGGAAGGGAACGCCGCGAGGAGCTCGCGAGCGGCAAGGGCTGGTTGAACGGCCGCTTTGTCGATGTAGAATAA
- a CDS encoding FtsW/RodA/SpoVE family cell cycle protein — translation MKNRTSSHVFILLLIAAVTAISHYSIYYGGLIRGYETSFYSGVRNIGLLLILALLPIVLKHAMKFSGNWTIYTSAVLLFSIGLTVQYRLFSDPEYISRQDRAAAREAKIRTLQMHYIQENYSAEKKQQMGLPATPPSPVDLSAETPRPSEETLPAVLLSGKTINPLLGIFGLIAALMLLRREKVLEFLQNNGFLIVLLTLGPLIIAAVTSRAGKSIGNMTPWEPAKIPFLIGFAAILAVLYKNLARTYWGLPRAKDVVPLVFMAALPFVPFFLLKDFGQMMVFSAVYATLYLIAVRRFTQRSVFVGTVLLVVSILVVGALPLSTQERIPLLPTVAAPVKSVLPDRIQQRFHLWLDGFNPPTPETSWWKSDYDNYYKRLVERDPSLPQLLEQDPNLQRSINVDAWFDVLAFQPAQATFGLASGGTTGRGLGLGYPELIPVADSDYIFAALAEELGLFGGLLLTLALLVLVSAGVRTALDSRDMFSKLCCIGLTAFIGFQALVNIGGITRALPMTGITLPFVSHGGFSLITSFVMLGMLMAFSHRNALDRGPEEIKLLP, via the coding sequence ATGAAGAACAGGACATCGTCACACGTTTTCATACTGTTGCTGATCGCGGCGGTGACGGCCATCTCGCATTATTCGATCTACTATGGCGGGCTGATCCGCGGCTATGAGACGTCGTTTTATTCGGGCGTTAGGAACATTGGCCTCCTGCTGATCCTGGCACTCTTGCCGATCGTGCTTAAGCACGCCATGAAATTCAGCGGAAACTGGACGATCTACACCTCGGCCGTTCTGCTTTTCTCGATCGGGCTGACGGTCCAATACAGGCTCTTCAGCGACCCCGAATACATATCGCGACAGGACCGAGCTGCGGCCCGCGAGGCGAAGATCCGTACTCTGCAAATGCACTATATTCAGGAGAATTATAGTGCAGAAAAGAAGCAGCAAATGGGACTTCCGGCGACGCCGCCCTCGCCGGTGGACCTCTCGGCCGAAACGCCGCGGCCATCGGAGGAGACCTTGCCGGCCGTGCTCCTTTCGGGCAAGACGATCAATCCGCTGCTTGGCATCTTCGGCCTGATCGCGGCGTTAATGCTGCTCAGGCGTGAGAAGGTGCTTGAGTTTCTGCAGAACAACGGGTTTTTGATCGTGCTGCTGACGCTCGGGCCGCTGATCATCGCAGCCGTCACCTCGCGGGCAGGCAAATCCATCGGCAACATGACGCCCTGGGAACCGGCCAAGATCCCGTTTCTGATCGGGTTCGCGGCAATACTAGCCGTGCTTTACAAGAATTTGGCGCGTACTTACTGGGGGCTTCCGCGGGCGAAGGACGTCGTTCCGCTTGTCTTTATGGCGGCACTTCCCTTTGTTCCGTTCTTTCTACTCAAGGATTTTGGGCAGATGATGGTCTTTTCGGCTGTCTATGCAACGCTTTACCTGATCGCAGTCCGGCGGTTTACGCAGAGATCGGTCTTTGTCGGAACGGTGCTTCTTGTTGTCAGCATTCTGGTCGTAGGAGCCTTGCCGCTTTCGACTCAGGAGCGAATTCCGCTTCTCCCGACCGTCGCGGCCCCTGTAAAATCTGTGCTTCCGGACCGCATACAGCAGCGATTCCATCTCTGGCTGGACGGCTTTAACCCGCCGACGCCGGAAACGTCATGGTGGAAATCGGACTACGACAACTATTACAAACGGTTGGTCGAACGCGACCCGAGCCTTCCGCAGCTGCTTGAGCAGGATCCGAATCTGCAGCGGTCGATAAATGTCGACGCCTGGTTCGACGTCCTTGCCTTTCAACCGGCTCAGGCCACTTTCGGGCTCGCATCGGGCGGCACTACCGGCCGCGGACTGGGCCTCGGTTACCCCGAATTGATACCGGTCGCGGACTCGGATTATATCTTTGCCGCGCTTGCAGAAGAACTTGGACTTTTTGGGGGTTTGTTGTTAACCTTGGCGTTACTTGTTCTGGTCAGCGCCGGGGTCAGAACTGCTTTAGATTCAAGAGATATGTTCAGTAAGCTGTGCTGCATCGGGCTGACGGCTTTCATCGGGTTTCAGGCCCTCGTCAATATCGGCGGCATCACGCGGGCACTGCCGATGACGGGCATCACGCTACCGTTCGTCAGCCATGGCGGGTTCTCACTGATCACAAGCTTTGTGATGCTCGGAATGCTGATGGCCTTTTCGCACCGAAACGCATTGGACCGCGGGCCCGAGGAAATTAAACTATTACCTTAG